The genomic window ATCGCGTGGGCGGTCGTCGACCCGGTGCCGAGCCCGACGACGAACCCGTCCTCGACTGCCTCGGCCGCGCGTTCGCCGGCGTGGCGCTTCGCTGCGTCGGAACCGCCCTCCGTCTTCATGGTTTCTCAAGCGAGCGGCGACGTGAAAAACGTTGTAACTCGGCCGCGGTTCAGAGGTCGACGCGGTCGAACCGCAAGAGGCCGAGTCCGAGCGGCACGAGCGCCCAGAGAGCGAGGAGGACGAAGCCGAACCACGGCTCGGCGACGAGCGGAATGTTCTCGATGTTGGTAACCATTGTGAGCTGATTCTCGCCGAGAACGGCCCCGATCGCGGAGCCGTAAGCGGTGTCCGGTGTCAGCGAGAGGTAGGCCAGATACCAGTCGGGGTACGACTGGACGAGGAATTCGCCTTCGATCACCCGGAGCAAGAGCTGCCCGATGACGCCCCAGAGGAACCAGAAGAAGATGATCAGGCCAAACGCACCGACCGCCGCCCGGGTCGTCGACCGCGTCATCGAGGAGAGACCGACGCCGATGCAGACGTAGACGAACCCGAACAGGACCGTCACGAGGGTAAACAGGACGTACGTACCCGGCGCGACCTCACCCACGAACGCGAAGAGGCCGAGTAGCCCAACGGCGAAGCCGATCAGAATCGACACGGCGACCACTGCCGTCCGCCCGAGTACCTTCCCGAGGACGACGTCGCGGCGGCGATGGGGAAGACCGAGCAGGAACTTCAGGCTCCCGCTCTCCCGTTCACCGGCGATCGCGCCGTAGCCGACCACAAGCGCGATGACGGGCACGAGAAAGCTCGCTGGCGTCTGCAACGCGAGGATCAGATCGACCGTCGAATCGCCGCCGCCCGCTCCGAACAGCGACGAGGCCCGCGACGCGAGGAACGAACCGCCGGCGGTAAACAGGGCGAACACGACGGTCAGCGCGATCAGCACGCGGGATCGCATGGCGTCCTGAAAGTCTTTCTTCGCGACGACGATCGAACTCATCGGACCACCTCCGTCCCGTTGGCACCGTCGGACGTGTACGCCAGGAACAGGTCCTCGAGCGAGGACTCGTCGGTTGCGAAGTCCTCGACGGACACGCCGATGTCCTCGATCGCCCGCAACACGCGCGTCTTCGCGCTGTCCTCGCAGGCGACCACGAGGGTTCTCCCCTCCGGCGTTACCGACGAGACGCCCTCGATGGCCTCGATCGTCTCGAGGGCGGCCGACGAGTCGTCGGGGATTCGGTCGAGCGTCACCCGGAGTCGCGTCTGGTTCGGCATGGAGTCGCGGAGGCCCTCGACGGTGTCCTCCGCGATCAGGTGCCCGTCTCGGAGGATGCCGACGCGGTTACAGACCGACTCGACCTGCCCGAGGACGTGCGAGGAGAAGAAGACGGTCGCGCCCCGTTCGTTCTCCTCGCGGATGATCTCGCGCATCTCGCGGGCCCCGTTCGGATCGAGTCCGGTGGAGGGCTCGTCCAGAATCAGCAGGTCGGGCTCGCCGACCAGCGCCGTCGCGAGCATGAGTCGCTGGGCCATCCCCTTCGAGTAGCCGCCGGCTTTCTTCTCGGCCGCGTCGGCGATACCGACCCGCGCTAAGAACTCGTCGGGGTCGTCGTCGGCCCGTTTCGATTCGATCGCGAACTCGACGTGCTGGCGGCCGGTCAGGCGATCGTAGAGTTCGGCACCCTCGGGGAGGATGCCGGTTCGGTTGCGGATCTCGAGGCTGTCCGCCTGCGCGTCGAGGTCGAACACCCGCACGTCTCCCTGTGTCGGCCGAATGAAATCGAGCACGAGGTTGATCGTCGTGGACTTCCCCGCACCGTTCGGGCCGAGGAAGCCGTAGATGTCTCCGTTTTCGACGGAGAGATCTAAACCGTCGAGCGCCGTTTCGCTCCCGTACCGTTTCGTCACACCGGAGATATCGATTGCGGCCATAGTTTGATTTGAAACACTATTCAATTCCCTCACACAAATATCTTGTTGGGAAACTATCACTACTTGGTTCCGGACGATCCACCGACGACTCGAGCGGGGTTCCGAACGAATCTATGGCTCGAGCGGGGTGAGACCATGTCGGAGGTGGCGCTCGTCCCGCTGCAGGCGGTCAGCGAGGAGACGATGCCGTACTACGACGCGGGAATAGCGGTCCCGCTACGCATCTCTATCGTCCGTCGAGAGCGGCGTTCCGTCGCGGGGAACCTTTTTTGAACCGTCCGTGGACGACCCAGCATGGCACGGGAGACGGCGGTCCGCCTCTCGAACGTCCGCAAGACCTACCAGTTGGGCGAGCCCGTCCACGCGCTCGACGGCGTCTCCCTCGAGGTCCCGCAGGGCTCCTACACCGCCATCATGGGGCCCAGCGGCTCCGGAAAGTCGACGCTGATGAACCTGGTGGGCTGTCTGGACACGCCGACGGCGGGCGAGGTCGTCGTGGGGGGTCGCGAAGTCGGGGCGCTCGGGGACCGCGAGCGAACCCGGCTCCGCGGAACGGCGGTCGGCTTCGTTTTCCAGACGTTCAATCTCATGCCGCGGCTGAACGCCCTCGAGAACGTGGCGCTCCCGCAGTTGTTCCAGAGCGTCGACCGGACGGAGCGCCGGCAGCGGGCGCGGGACCTGCTCGAGCGCGTCGGACTGGGTGATCGGGTTGATCACCTGCCGAACGAACTGTCGGGGGGCCAGCGCCAGCGGGTCGCGCTCGCGCGGGCACTGGTCAACGATCCCGCGATCGTGCTGGCCGACGAGCCGTCGGGAAACCTCGATACCGACACCGAAGCGGACATTCTGGACCTCTTCGACGAGTTTCACGAGGGCGGGACGACGATGCTCGTCGTCACGCACGAGCGCCACGTCGCCGAGCGAGCCGACCGGATCGTCCACCTGCTCGACGGGCGACTCGAGCGGATCGAAGCCCTCGACGGAGCCGTCGACGGCGCGTCGACGACGGATCCGGCGACGGGTCGAGAGTCGGAGTCGGGCGGTGATGCCGAATGAACCCGCTCGAGAGCCTGCGCCTCTCGTGGCGATCCATTCGCGGCCACAAGCTCCGGTCGGCGCTGACGACGCTGGGGATCGTGATCGGCATCGCGGCGGTCATCGCCTTCGTCACGCTGGGGGCGAGCCTGCAGGCGGGACTCATCGGCGACATCAGTCCCGACGACCAGCGAAACGTCTACGGGTGGGCCGCCGACCCCGACACCGAGGGCGGCCCGCTGGCGGGCGCGCAACCCGTCTTCACGCAGGACGACCTCGAGGCGGTCGAGGACCTCGAGGACGTCGAGGCAGCCTACGGCTACGCGACGATTCAGACGCAGGCGATCTCGAACGGCGAGGAGCAGGTTGCACAGGGGAACGGACTGATCGCCTCGGGGCCGTCGTACATCCGCGAGGAACGGGTAACGGAGGGCAGACAGTTCGAGATGGGCGAACGCGAGGCGGTGATCAACCCCGCGGCGGCGAACCAGTTCGAGGAGAACGTCACCGTCGGCGACGAACTCGCGGTGACGATCCTCGGCGGCGAGCGGACGACCCTCGAGGTGGTCGGCATCACCGACACCAACGAGGGACTGAGCCCGTTCGAAGGGTTCGAGTCCTCGCCGCGGGTCTACGTGCCGACCGATCCCTACTACGCCGAACAGGCGTCCGGGCTGGGGATCGGCGGCGGAGAGGGCGGAGACGGCGGAGACGGCGGTGGCGATGGCGGCGCTGGTGGTGGTGAGAGTACCGACGAGAGCGGCGACGACGCCCGCTTCCTCGCGATCATCGTCGAAGCCGAATCGACCGACCAGTCCGACATCGACGCCGCCCGGG from Natrinema versiforme includes these protein-coding regions:
- a CDS encoding ABC transporter permease; its protein translation is MSSIVVAKKDFQDAMRSRVLIALTVVFALFTAGGSFLASRASSLFGAGGGDSTVDLILALQTPASFLVPVIALVVGYGAIAGERESGSLKFLLGLPHRRRDVVLGKVLGRTAVVAVSILIGFAVGLLGLFAFVGEVAPGTYVLFTLVTVLFGFVYVCIGVGLSSMTRSTTRAAVGAFGLIIFFWFLWGVIGQLLLRVIEGEFLVQSYPDWYLAYLSLTPDTAYGSAIGAVLGENQLTMVTNIENIPLVAEPWFGFVLLALWALVPLGLGLLRFDRVDL
- a CDS encoding ABC transporter ATP-binding protein, with amino-acid sequence MAAIDISGVTKRYGSETALDGLDLSVENGDIYGFLGPNGAGKSTTINLVLDFIRPTQGDVRVFDLDAQADSLEIRNRTGILPEGAELYDRLTGRQHVEFAIESKRADDDPDEFLARVGIADAAEKKAGGYSKGMAQRLMLATALVGEPDLLILDEPSTGLDPNGAREMREIIREENERGATVFFSSHVLGQVESVCNRVGILRDGHLIAEDTVEGLRDSMPNQTRLRVTLDRIPDDSSAALETIEAIEGVSSVTPEGRTLVVACEDSAKTRVLRAIEDIGVSVEDFATDESSLEDLFLAYTSDGANGTEVVR
- a CDS encoding ABC transporter ATP-binding protein gives rise to the protein MARETAVRLSNVRKTYQLGEPVHALDGVSLEVPQGSYTAIMGPSGSGKSTLMNLVGCLDTPTAGEVVVGGREVGALGDRERTRLRGTAVGFVFQTFNLMPRLNALENVALPQLFQSVDRTERRQRARDLLERVGLGDRVDHLPNELSGGQRQRVALARALVNDPAIVLADEPSGNLDTDTEADILDLFDEFHEGGTTMLVVTHERHVAERADRIVHLLDGRLERIEALDGAVDGASTTDPATGRESESGGDAE
- a CDS encoding ABC transporter permease gives rise to the protein MNPLESLRLSWRSIRGHKLRSALTTLGIVIGIAAVIAFVTLGASLQAGLIGDISPDDQRNVYGWAADPDTEGGPLAGAQPVFTQDDLEAVEDLEDVEAAYGYATIQTQAISNGEEQVAQGNGLIASGPSYIREERVTEGRQFEMGEREAVINPAAANQFEENVTVGDELAVTILGGERTTLEVVGITDTNEGLSPFEGFESSPRVYVPTDPYYAEQASGLGIGGGEGGDGGDGGGDGGAGGGESTDESGDDARFLAIIVEAESTDQSDIDAARESATAYLESDDSDASELLGDDLAVTFQTSTELLQQLQDILDLLRNFIVGIAAISLLVGSIGIANIMLVSVTERTREIGIMKAVGAQNRDVLGLFLTEAVILGVIGAILGTGLGLLAGYLGAQYIEIPLVYPLEYVALAIAVGVLVGILAGLYPAWRAARTDPIDALRYE